A window of Nicotiana tabacum cultivar K326 chromosome 24, ASM71507v2, whole genome shotgun sequence contains these coding sequences:
- the LOC142178291 gene encoding uncharacterized protein LOC142178291: MIHEQELYNLDDDDETEEGDDASPLPPKSQKQRRMQPMSSSCGSTGKTKGPMDCYFQQKYGDKETKSGNPQIDAKAILRDHAVTMFARWMYDAGLPFNCVNYTDIFSAFIEVVGQYGPGMKPLTYHEGSLFLESVDASDSSTDSAKMYSLFKSTIDSIGAENIVQVVRDNSSENERPFSSVFNQAIRVHSYIVQRPLLLNMMKRFTKQRSLVKPAKTRFATIFLTLHRMYEQKSNLKKLFVSDEYTNSAYGREARGREPADIILSLSFWNNVVHALKIGGPLVKVLRLVDGEQRPPIGYLYEAMDRAKEAIQASFSDQTKYKRVFEIIDKRWESKLHSPLHASGLVLNPELFYDNEERIL; this comes from the exons ATGATTCATGAACAAGAACTGTATAATCTTGATGACGATGATGAAACAGAAGAAGGTGACGATGCTTCGCCGCTTCCACCAAAATCACAAAAACAAAGAAGGATGCAACCAATGTCTTCTAGTTGTGGATCTACTGGCAAGACGAAAGGTCCTATGGATTGTTACTTCCAGCAAAAATATGGAGATAAGGAAACAAAAAGTGGTAATCCTCAAATTGATGCCAAAGCGATTTTGAGGGATCATGCAGTTACAATGTTTGCGCGGTGGATGTATGATGCTGGTCTTCCttttaattgtgttaattataCTGACATTTTTTCTGCTTTTATTGAGGTCGTAGGCCAATATGGTCCAGGAATGAAGCCTCTAACTTATCATGAG GGAAGCCTGTTTCTTGAGTCCGTTGATGCAAGCGACTCTTCGACTGATTCAGCCAAAATGTACTCCTTGTTCAAGAGTACAATTGACTCTATTGGAGCAGAAAATATTGTTCAAGTTGTCAGGGACAACTCCAGTGAAAAT gaaagaccTTTCAGTTCAGTCTTTAATCAGGCAATTAGAGTGCATTCCTATATTGTTCAAAGgcctttgttattgaatatgatGAAGAGATTCACTAAACAAAGAAGCTTGGTGAAACCTGCAAAGACAAGATTTGCTACTATTTTCTTGACTTTGCATAGGATGTATGAGCAAAAAAGCAATTTGAAGAAGTTGTTTGTTTCAGATGAGTACACTAACAGTGCCTATGGAAGGGAAGCTCGAGGGAGAGAACCTGCAGATATTATACTTTCTCTTTCATTCTGGAACAATgtggttcatgcattgaagattggtGGTCCTTTAGTTAAAGTGCTTCGTTTGGTGGATGGGGAGCAAAGGCCACCAATAGGCTACCTGTACGAAGCAATGGATAGGGCAAAAGAGGCTATTCAAGCCTCTTTTAGtgatcaaacaaaatacaaaagagTATTTGAGATCATAGATAAAAGGTGGGAAAGTAAGCTTCATAGCCCTTTGCATGCATCTGGACTTGTTTTGAACCCGGAACTGTTTTATGACAATGAAGAGAGGATTCTATGA